Proteins encoded by one window of Dokdonella sp.:
- a CDS encoding class I SAM-dependent methyltransferase, whose protein sequence is MNGASHDAVRQPHAVLDLGSRTAKALKIERLLDLQARSQPLRLLEIGTGSGGIAHYFATHPSLRCEVDAVDVVDNRLTTGDYRFQQVEGVALPFADGRFDVVISNHVIEHVGDASAQAQHLREIRRVMHPDGVGYLAVPNRWMLTEPHYRLMFLSWWPRSLRTPYLRLMGKGTFYDCEPLQLGQLERMLTAAGFRHRNLCIQALRETFEIERPAGGATKLLRKIPDGLLRPFRRIIPTLIYRIEKKQPWAESHAG, encoded by the coding sequence ATGAACGGCGCTTCCCACGATGCCGTGCGCCAACCCCATGCCGTGCTGGACCTTGGTTCGCGCACGGCCAAGGCACTGAAAATCGAACGGCTGCTGGATCTGCAGGCGCGGTCACAGCCGCTGCGCCTGCTGGAAATCGGCACCGGCTCCGGCGGCATCGCCCATTACTTTGCTACCCATCCGAGCCTGCGCTGTGAGGTGGATGCGGTCGATGTGGTCGACAATCGGCTGACAACCGGGGACTACCGCTTTCAGCAGGTGGAGGGTGTGGCGCTGCCGTTTGCAGATGGCCGCTTCGACGTTGTCATCAGCAACCACGTCATCGAACATGTCGGCGATGCCAGCGCGCAAGCGCAGCACCTGCGTGAAATCCGCCGCGTCATGCACCCTGATGGCGTGGGTTATCTGGCCGTACCCAACCGCTGGATGCTGACCGAGCCGCACTATCGGCTCATGTTCCTGAGCTGGTGGCCACGCAGCTTGCGCACGCCTTATTTGCGGCTGATGGGCAAAGGCACGTTCTACGACTGCGAGCCGCTGCAATTGGGACAACTGGAGCGCATGTTGACCGCAGCCGGCTTCCGCCATCGCAATCTGTGCATCCAAGCGCTGCGGGAAACTTTCGAGATCGAGCGCCCCGCTGGCGGTGCCACAAAATTGTTGCGCAAGATTCCCGATGGCCTGCTGCGGCCGTTTCGTCGAATCATCCCTACGTTGATCTATCGCATCGAGAAAAAGCAACCGTGGGCTGAATCGCATGCAGGCTGA
- a CDS encoding glycosyltransferase: MQAETIEVSNPERLVKSPRVSVLMITFNHAGYIAEAIEGVLRQECDFPIELIIGEDASTDATLQVALEYQRRHPEIIRVVHSAANVGMNANALRIFAKARGGYVAYCEGDDFWCAPDKLARQVALMESDDRIGIVHTDWTRATFQDVGWKHDARKSVHRRVPLRYLRGNIFKTWHYPKILRTCTILLRKQSMEDWYQSGLMDDSYLFGDSVLSAWITSRWQVGYIPAVTAVYRVSPNSALRSGAGSRVAFYRSALKFDTAARTYFSGITDYPSGYRWESAVGLLLWGLRARDFSAAKDALRDLCRHFTVAGFVIAALHAVIMRLPSIRRLRDTQMSAQ; encoded by the coding sequence ATGCAGGCTGAAACGATAGAAGTGAGCAACCCTGAGCGTCTTGTCAAAAGCCCGCGAGTCAGCGTCCTGATGATTACCTTCAATCATGCAGGCTATATCGCCGAAGCGATCGAGGGCGTGCTGCGACAGGAATGCGACTTTCCCATTGAGTTGATCATCGGCGAAGACGCCTCCACGGACGCAACCTTGCAGGTCGCTCTCGAATACCAGCGCCGCCATCCTGAAATAATTCGTGTCGTTCATTCGGCTGCCAATGTGGGGATGAACGCCAACGCGCTCCGCATCTTTGCAAAGGCAAGGGGGGGGTATGTGGCGTACTGTGAGGGCGACGACTTCTGGTGTGCACCGGACAAGTTGGCGCGACAGGTTGCGCTGATGGAAAGCGATGATCGGATCGGCATCGTGCATACGGACTGGACACGCGCCACCTTTCAGGATGTGGGCTGGAAGCATGACGCCCGCAAGTCGGTTCATCGCCGCGTTCCCCTGAGGTATCTGCGCGGGAACATTTTCAAGACATGGCACTATCCGAAGATTCTCAGGACCTGCACCATCCTGCTGCGCAAGCAATCAATGGAGGATTGGTACCAATCCGGGCTGATGGATGACAGCTACCTTTTCGGCGACAGCGTGTTGTCCGCGTGGATCACATCTCGCTGGCAAGTGGGGTATATCCCTGCGGTCACGGCCGTGTACCGGGTCAGTCCGAACTCCGCACTGCGTTCAGGTGCTGGATCGCGGGTAGCTTTCTACCGCTCCGCGCTGAAATTCGATACTGCGGCTCGCACCTACTTTTCCGGCATCACCGACTATCCATCTGGCTACCGGTGGGAATCTGCTGTCGGGTTGCTGCTCTGGGGGCTGCGGGCGCGGGACTTTTCCGCGGCCAAGGATGCGCTGCGCGATCTCTGCAGGCATTTCACCGTAGCCGGTTTTGTCATTGCCGCTTTGCACGCTGTCATCATGCGGCTGCCCAGCATCAGGCGCTTGCGCGACACGCAAATGTCCGCGCAATAA
- a CDS encoding oligosaccharide flippase family protein yields the protein MRKWQGPSLYGYRPGRLGQNTLYGTAGLGARAVMQAAYLLIVSRWLGADGYGLFAGSVAMVVVGAPLANWGSAFLLTRYIARNRASSRAMWATALVQTGVVGSLLALIVLVISAQLLQQRLSPTFMLLLAASELLLLPAVHAATSHCFALGRGMASAIVMCLVPLGRVLAMLGFIVMGLAGTPDHAATAHFTGSLLGFAAAAAVVATVDGWPAWRSRLPLRDAFRQGTAYAVSNAAGSSYQEADKILMLQILGAAVVGPYTIAFRIASIFLMPVAALASASLPRLMARTSDDGRAQTFRAMLLSGVGYGVLAGVAILLAGPWVPRLFGDDYALATRYLGLLALWPALFALRQCLATYLTAIHRQGARNCAEVLGLLIVVLLNLLLLPGMGGEAAVLALLASEVVVTAMMAVLVRQRHRAWNALKAGKDKHGY from the coding sequence ATGAGAAAATGGCAGGGCCCAAGTTTGTACGGATACAGGCCGGGACGACTTGGCCAGAACACCTTGTACGGAACGGCGGGGCTGGGCGCGCGCGCGGTAATGCAGGCGGCTTACCTGCTGATCGTTTCGCGCTGGCTTGGCGCAGACGGCTACGGCCTGTTTGCGGGCTCAGTGGCGATGGTCGTTGTTGGCGCGCCGCTGGCGAACTGGGGAAGTGCGTTTCTGCTCACGCGCTACATTGCGCGGAATCGCGCCAGTTCGCGTGCGATGTGGGCGACTGCCCTTGTGCAAACGGGTGTGGTGGGCAGCCTGCTGGCCCTTATCGTGCTGGTGATCTCCGCTCAGTTGTTGCAGCAGCGATTGTCGCCGACCTTCATGCTCTTGTTGGCTGCGTCCGAATTGCTGCTGCTTCCTGCGGTGCATGCCGCCACCAGTCATTGTTTCGCATTGGGACGCGGAATGGCGTCGGCAATCGTGATGTGCCTTGTCCCGCTGGGGCGCGTCTTGGCGATGCTGGGTTTCATCGTCATGGGTCTTGCCGGTACGCCGGATCACGCGGCTACCGCGCATTTCACCGGCTCACTGCTGGGCTTTGCAGCGGCAGCAGCAGTGGTGGCCACTGTTGATGGATGGCCGGCCTGGCGCTCGCGCCTGCCGCTACGCGATGCTTTTCGGCAGGGTACGGCCTATGCCGTCAGCAACGCGGCTGGAAGCAGCTATCAGGAAGCGGACAAGATCCTGATGCTGCAAATCCTCGGTGCTGCGGTCGTCGGCCCTTACACCATCGCCTTTCGCATCGCCAGCATCTTCCTGATGCCGGTGGCCGCACTTGCCAGTGCCAGCCTGCCGCGTCTCATGGCGCGCACAAGTGATGATGGGCGAGCGCAGACCTTTCGCGCGATGTTGTTGTCCGGAGTTGGTTATGGCGTGCTGGCAGGCGTTGCGATCCTGCTGGCGGGACCTTGGGTGCCGCGCCTGTTTGGCGATGACTATGCATTGGCTACGCGCTACCTGGGCCTGCTGGCGTTATGGCCTGCGCTGTTTGCACTGCGCCAATGCCTGGCCACGTACCTGACCGCAATCCATCGACAGGGCGCACGCAACTGTGCTGAAGTCTTGGGGTTGCTGATCGTGGTGCTGTTGAACCTGCTGCTGCTGCCAGGCATGGGGGGCGAGGCTGCGGTTCTGGCATTGCTGGCCTCGGAAGTCGTGGTGACTGCCATGATGGCTGTGCTTGTCAGGCAGCGGCATCGTGCTTGGAATGCACTGAAAGCGGGAAAGGACAAACATGGCTACTGA
- a CDS encoding FkbM family methyltransferase: MAPFSQELEPPRFPGRFRAASNGRPALASDATKIQPNAIPDTTFPFVSIDDYVRDNGVRPNVIKMDIEGGECDALRGAEQTLRTFQPRLMISAYHRTDDLWGLREQIQAINPNYRFHFGHHTPVQWESVLYAV; the protein is encoded by the coding sequence ATGGCTCCATTCTCTCAAGAGTTGGAGCCTCCACGTTTCCCGGGGCGGTTCAGGGCTGCTTCCAACGGGCGTCCGGCCCTGGCCTCGGATGCGACGAAAATTCAACCCAACGCCATACCGGACACCACGTTTCCGTTTGTCTCAATCGACGACTATGTCCGAGACAACGGAGTTCGTCCAAACGTCATCAAGATGGATATTGAAGGCGGTGAATGTGACGCCTTGCGTGGTGCGGAACAAACATTGCGAACGTTCCAGCCAAGATTGATGATCTCCGCTTACCACCGAACGGATGATCTATGGGGGCTGCGCGAGCAGATTCAGGCGATCAACCCTAATTACAGGTTCCACTTCGGGCACCATACCCCTGTTCAGTGGGAGTCTGTGCTATATGCAGTTTAG
- a CDS encoding FkbM family methyltransferase → MCLKDVLSRALVQSVANQSAAETFLGGHRGKARYAIGKNAESLSIHRLVPLDGIIDDYAVQGEIWNGIPLLHTDAARKDSLVVNCSTSIRPVDVLDHLAMSGFCHVIGLSDLICVADGSLAWPDFVERQRVEMDEHISVWQGIYDALADDISRKTLRDVLSFRVTADPVYMSEYSVRIHDQYFEDFMKYRNEVFVDAGGFDGDTAEEFARRYGDYRKILLFEPSARNMSLARRRLSGLRDIDFFPIGLSDSPGVLRFDQNNGSASAINDGGGDEIRVDTLDAVVHEPVSFIKMDLEGWELPALEGARRHIRDNKPKLAIAAYHDASDLRRIYRFIESFGHDYRPYLRHYTQGWSETILFFRPES, encoded by the coding sequence ATGTGCCTGAAAGACGTTTTGAGTCGTGCTTTGGTGCAATCGGTAGCGAATCAAAGTGCGGCTGAGACTTTCCTTGGAGGTCATCGTGGGAAAGCTCGGTACGCGATTGGAAAAAATGCAGAAAGCTTATCCATTCATCGCCTTGTGCCCCTGGATGGGATCATTGACGACTATGCCGTGCAAGGTGAAATTTGGAATGGTATTCCGCTGCTGCATACCGACGCTGCCCGCAAAGATAGCCTGGTTGTCAATTGTTCAACATCGATTCGGCCGGTGGACGTGCTTGATCATCTTGCAATGTCTGGTTTTTGCCATGTCATTGGTTTGTCCGACCTTATATGCGTTGCGGACGGATCTTTAGCGTGGCCGGACTTCGTGGAAAGGCAAAGGGTGGAAATGGATGAGCACATCAGTGTCTGGCAGGGCATCTACGACGCCTTGGCGGACGATATTTCCAGAAAAACTCTTCGCGATGTGCTCTCGTTTCGTGTGACTGCTGATCCGGTCTACATGAGCGAATATTCTGTTCGCATCCATGATCAATACTTCGAAGATTTCATGAAGTATAGAAATGAGGTTTTCGTGGATGCGGGTGGGTTTGATGGAGATACGGCAGAAGAGTTTGCCAGGAGGTACGGAGATTATCGAAAAATTCTTTTATTCGAGCCGTCCGCTCGGAACATGAGTCTGGCGCGTCGTCGGCTCTCTGGGTTGCGTGATATCGATTTCTTTCCGATTGGTTTATCTGACTCTCCCGGCGTTCTGCGCTTTGATCAAAACAACGGGTCGGCATCAGCCATTAATGATGGTGGTGGGGACGAGATACGTGTCGACACTCTTGACGCCGTTGTGCATGAGCCTGTTTCATTCATAAAGATGGATCTGGAGGGCTGGGAATTGCCGGCGCTGGAGGGTGCACGACGCCACATTCGCGACAATAAGCCGAAGCTGGCGATTGCCGCTTACCATGATGCTTCCGACCTGAGGCGCATTTACCGCTTTATTGAATCATTTGGGCACGATTACCGCCCTTACCTGCGGCACTATACTCAGGGCTGGTCGGAAACCATACTTTTCTTCAGGCCTGAAAGCTGA
- a CDS encoding ATP-grasp domain-containing protein translates to MTKALLVDTNFSSVPIYRALLETNDEVHVVGGNPSDCLAKQASHYWNLDYSDIELLSDLIDKQGFDYIVPGCTDRSYESCVIAGRGRFTGIDSPSATTAISNKAAFRRVAASIGLPIPAIFHNPMDAIGHKAIVKPVDAFSGKGITVLPNASSATIHEAITLAHASSPSRQALVEEFVEGQLYSHSAFLVDRKVLCDFLVQEDGTANRFVVDTSRVLAPSVLPLLLVKIRKSVETLAEHLGLNDGLLHTQFIANEAEIWLIESTRRCPGDLYSQLIEFSTGYPYAHSYAMAFTGGVPTPRYNDSLRPVMRHTISVPAEQTFDHVRFLRRMNIISYVPLSLAGDILLPSPRSRVAIMFCQERSQGELDKLYTATLRRELYEVSNGMRSIDGNGQLSGLKKSMVSDQP, encoded by the coding sequence ATGACCAAGGCCCTTCTGGTCGACACCAACTTCTCTTCGGTACCGATTTATCGCGCCCTGCTCGAGACAAACGATGAAGTGCATGTTGTTGGCGGCAATCCTTCGGACTGCCTAGCTAAACAAGCATCACATTATTGGAATCTTGATTATTCGGACATCGAGTTACTGTCCGATCTGATCGATAAACAAGGTTTCGACTACATCGTGCCGGGATGCACAGATCGCTCTTATGAGTCATGCGTAATTGCCGGGCGCGGCCGATTCACCGGAATTGACTCCCCTAGCGCAACGACGGCAATCAGTAATAAAGCTGCGTTCAGGCGCGTCGCCGCAAGTATCGGATTACCTATCCCTGCAATCTTTCATAACCCCATGGATGCGATCGGGCACAAGGCTATTGTCAAACCAGTGGACGCATTCAGTGGTAAGGGAATAACGGTATTACCGAACGCGAGCAGCGCAACGATTCATGAAGCAATAACATTGGCACATGCTTCGTCTCCGTCACGGCAAGCCTTGGTCGAAGAATTCGTTGAAGGGCAGTTGTACAGCCACTCCGCCTTTCTGGTTGACCGCAAGGTTCTGTGCGACTTCCTCGTTCAGGAGGACGGAACCGCAAATAGATTCGTAGTCGATACGAGCCGGGTTCTCGCCCCCTCCGTGCTGCCTCTGCTTTTAGTGAAAATCCGCAAAAGTGTGGAGACGCTGGCCGAGCACCTCGGCTTAAATGATGGCTTGCTCCATACTCAATTTATTGCAAATGAAGCCGAGATATGGCTGATCGAATCGACGCGTCGATGCCCAGGGGATCTGTACAGCCAATTGATCGAGTTTTCAACCGGATACCCGTATGCACATAGCTACGCGATGGCTTTCACGGGAGGGGTGCCCACACCTCGATACAATGACTCGCTGCGGCCTGTCATGCGCCATACCATCAGCGTACCCGCAGAGCAGACCTTTGATCATGTCCGTTTTTTGCGCAGGATGAACATAATAAGCTATGTTCCTCTTAGCTTGGCTGGCGACATCCTCTTGCCGAGTCCACGCAGTCGCGTGGCCATCATGTTTTGCCAAGAGCGAAGCCAGGGTGAGCTCGACAAACTCTATACAGCGACATTGCGACGTGAGCTTTACGAAGTATCCAATGGCATGAGATCAATTGACGGTAACGGTCAGCTTTCAGGCCTGAAGAAAAGTATGGTTTCCGACCAGCCCTGA
- a CDS encoding Gfo/Idh/MocA family oxidoreductase, protein MKQLNIVVVGPGLIGKQHIRLIQNRHDCKLTAIVAPNHEHNHEVAREHGVPLYFTLNECIGQSWKIDGVIISSPNEFHAAHAKCCLQAKIPVLVEKPITSSVQDGIEIVEMVERTNGKMLVGHHRAHSPLLAQARSIINSGRLGRLVSVMGSAQFYKPTAYFEAGPWRTKLGGGPILINLIHEVGNLRSLCGEITEVQAFSSSAIRKFMVEDTVSINLRFANGALGNFMLSDTATCARSWEQTSRENPAYPTYTDEDCYVIAGTLGCLSVPTFRLKCTREGTEPSWWEPLVQETIEVTRQEPLACQLENFIQVIRGDALPLVSAADGLRNLVITDAISRSAAERRAIEV, encoded by the coding sequence ATGAAGCAACTGAATATTGTCGTGGTCGGCCCAGGACTGATCGGGAAGCAGCATATCCGACTGATCCAGAATAGGCACGACTGCAAGTTGACAGCCATCGTTGCGCCGAATCATGAACACAATCATGAAGTCGCCCGCGAGCATGGAGTTCCGTTGTATTTCACCCTGAATGAGTGCATAGGGCAAAGCTGGAAAATTGACGGCGTGATCATATCTTCACCGAATGAATTCCATGCAGCGCACGCGAAGTGTTGCTTGCAAGCAAAAATCCCCGTCCTTGTGGAAAAGCCCATCACATCCAGCGTTCAGGATGGAATCGAGATCGTGGAGATGGTAGAGCGGACCAACGGAAAAATGCTGGTTGGACACCATCGCGCTCATAGCCCTCTGCTCGCGCAAGCTAGGAGCATCATCAACAGCGGCCGTCTCGGTCGACTGGTCTCGGTGATGGGGAGTGCCCAATTCTACAAACCGACAGCATACTTCGAGGCTGGGCCATGGCGAACAAAGCTTGGCGGTGGGCCGATACTGATCAACCTCATCCATGAAGTAGGAAACCTGCGTAGTCTGTGTGGCGAGATAACCGAAGTCCAAGCATTCTCTTCTTCCGCGATTCGCAAGTTCATGGTTGAGGATACCGTTTCGATCAACCTGCGTTTCGCAAACGGCGCACTCGGAAACTTCATGTTGTCTGACACTGCAACATGCGCAAGGAGCTGGGAACAAACTTCCCGGGAGAACCCGGCCTACCCGACATATACCGATGAAGATTGCTACGTGATTGCAGGGACGCTTGGCTGCCTCTCGGTACCGACCTTTCGATTGAAATGTACGCGAGAAGGCACTGAGCCATCGTGGTGGGAGCCCCTAGTCCAGGAAACCATCGAAGTAACGAGACAAGAACCATTGGCCTGCCAACTAGAGAATTTCATTCAGGTCATCAGGGGCGACGCTCTTCCTTTGGTATCTGCGGCCGACGGCTTACGCAATCTTGTCATTACCGATGCAATTTCCAGATCCGCAGCTGAACGACGCGCAATTGAGGTATAA
- a CDS encoding DegT/DnrJ/EryC1/StrS family aminotransferase, translating to MTSPDPHASQRRTPLHVGRPNITNRAEFLRRVEQILDNQWLTNNGPMVQELEQRIAERLGVKHCVAMCNGTIALEIAIRALGLTGEVIVPSWTFVATAHALYWQGITPVFADINPATHNLDPAAVRRMITPRTSGIIGVHLWGRAAPIDELQAIADERGLKLMFDAAHAFGSSYKGQSIGRFGACEVFSFHATKAFNTMEGGAVTTNDDALAETMRLMRNFGFKGYDNVIHPGTNGKMIEVCAAMGLANLDGFDAIVDTNRRNHAAYKQALAGIPGVELLDYDPAERNSHHYVVLEVGDECPASRDEIIATLHAKNILARRYFWPGCHGMQPYRDLFPHAGLVLPQTNNLAARIVVLPNGNLPDGTALTISNVLRSMAMQHGSSHPAPNDEQVAQ from the coding sequence ATGACCAGTCCCGATCCGCACGCCAGTCAGCGCCGCACACCCCTCCACGTCGGCCGCCCCAACATCACCAACCGCGCCGAGTTCCTGCGCCGGGTTGAGCAGATCCTGGACAACCAATGGCTGACCAACAACGGGCCGATGGTGCAGGAGCTGGAGCAGCGCATTGCCGAGCGGCTGGGGGTCAAGCACTGCGTGGCGATGTGCAACGGCACGATTGCGCTGGAAATCGCCATCCGCGCGCTGGGCCTGACCGGCGAGGTCATCGTGCCGTCCTGGACCTTTGTGGCCACCGCGCACGCGCTGTACTGGCAGGGCATCACCCCGGTGTTTGCCGACATCAATCCGGCCACCCACAACCTTGACCCCGCAGCCGTGCGGCGGATGATCACCCCGCGCACCAGTGGCATCATCGGCGTGCACCTGTGGGGTCGCGCCGCGCCGATCGACGAGCTGCAGGCCATCGCCGACGAGCGCGGCCTGAAGCTGATGTTCGACGCCGCCCACGCCTTTGGCAGCAGCTACAAGGGCCAAAGCATCGGCCGCTTCGGTGCCTGCGAGGTTTTCAGCTTCCACGCCACCAAGGCCTTCAACACCATGGAAGGCGGTGCGGTCACCACCAATGACGACGCACTGGCCGAAACCATGCGCCTGATGCGCAACTTCGGCTTCAAGGGCTACGACAACGTCATCCACCCCGGCACCAACGGCAAGATGATCGAAGTCTGCGCGGCGATGGGGCTGGCGAACCTGGACGGCTTCGACGCCATCGTCGATACCAATAGGCGCAACCACGCCGCATACAAGCAGGCGCTGGCAGGGATACCGGGTGTCGAGCTACTCGACTACGATCCCGCGGAGCGCAACAGCCATCATTATGTAGTGCTGGAAGTGGGCGATGAATGTCCGGCGAGCCGCGACGAGATTATCGCCACCTTGCATGCAAAGAATATCCTTGCACGCAGATACTTCTGGCCCGGTTGCCACGGCATGCAGCCGTATCGGGATCTGTTTCCGCATGCTGGGCTGGTGCTGCCACAGACGAACAATCTGGCGGCGCGGATTGTGGTGCTACCAAATGGAAACCTGCCGGATGGTACTGCACTCACCATCTCCAACGTGCTTCGCTCGATGGCCATGCAGCACGGCTCCAGTCACCCGGCTCCCAACGACGAACAGGTAGCGCAATGA